A stretch of the Gracilinanus agilis isolate LMUSP501 chromosome 4, AgileGrace, whole genome shotgun sequence genome encodes the following:
- the GJD3 gene encoding gap junction delta-3 protein, which yields MGEWAFLGSLLDSVQLQSPLVGRLWLVVMLIFRILVLATVGGAVFEDEQEEFVCNTLQPGCRQACYDRAFPISHYRFWLFHILLLSAPPVLFIIYSMHQASKGPSPQGDGMKEQEEWSGSRGQHLAGPRARHCYLLSVALRLLAELGFLVGQTLLYGFQVAARFSCTQTPCPHIVDCFVSRPTEKTVFVIFYFAVGLLSTLLSVAELFHLFWKGRRSQNRGPLWLGKVVTGEKDNHCNQEQEEAQKLLLPLSPPRRAPPLSPTQDAPPAYAHKLQQGGSEGSTSRSKSSLSTAREDLSI from the coding sequence ATGGGGGAATGGGCTTTCCTGGGCTCGCTGCTGGACTCAGTGCAGCTGCAGTCCCCCCTCGTGGGCCGCCTGTGGCTGGTGGTCATGCTGATTTTCCGAATCCTAGTGCTGGCCACTGTCGGGGGTGCCGTGTTCGAGGATGAACAGGAGGAGTTCGTGTGTAATACGCTGCAGCCTGGGTGTCGTCAGGCCTGCTATGACCGTGCCTTCCCCATCTCCCATTACCGCTTTTGGCTTTTCCATATCTTGCTGCTCTCTGCTCCTCCTGTGCTGTTCATCATCTACTCCATGCACCAGGCCAGCAAGGGCCCCAGCCCCCAAGGAGATGGGATGAAGGAGCAGGAGGAGTGGAGTGGCAGCCGTGGCCAGCACTTGGCAGGGCCCCGGGCTCGCCACTGCTACCTGCTGAGTGTGGCCCTGCGTCTGCTGGCTGAGCTGGGCTTCCTGGTAGGGCAGACCCTGCTGTATGGCTTCCAGGTGGCCGCACGTTTCTCCTGCACCCAGACCCCGTGCCCCCACATCGTGGATTGCTTTGTCAGCCGCCCAACGGAAAAGACAGTCTTTGTGATTTTCTACTTCGCTGTGGGGCTTCTCTCTACCCTTCTCAGCGTGGCTGAGCTGTTCCATCTCTTCTGGAAGGGGCGACGAAGTCAGAACAGAGGTCCCCTTTGGCTAGGCAAGGTGGTCACAGGAGAGAAAGACAACCACTGCAACCAGGAGCAGGAAGAGGCCCAGAAGCTTCTCCTGCCACTCTCGCCACCCAGAAGGGCCCCTCCACTGAGTCCTACGCAGGATGCCCCACCTGCCTATGCCCACAAGTTGCAACAGGGTGGCAGTGAGGGCAGCACCAGCAGGAGCAAGTCCTCACTGTCCACAGCCAGAGAGGACCTCTCCATCTAA